CAATGGCATGACCCGCCATATCTCTGTTCTGTACCCAAGTATCGATCTGTTTGTGCTTCTAGGTCTTTTCATGCGCTTATGTTATACGGAACTGGGGTCAGTTCATAGAATATGAACTTGAAGCAGACTAGACTCTCCTTTTCTCAGTTTCGCTTGGAACTTCAAATTATGAGCTCTAAAACTGAGAGGATGGAGTCTCAAGCTTCGGTTTCTTTTTATGAATCTCAGTGGTTCAATAGGAGTTTTCAGGTTTTTTGCCAGGATCACATTTTTTATAATGTAACCTCGGATAGAGTGGTCACTTTATGCAGAAGGCATTTagttaaaatacataaataaataaaaaactaactCAATCAATATTTTAGTGGACAACTTTTCCTGCCTAACAAACGGAGCTCTGGAAATAATATTGGTTGATTGGAATGTTAAATTCAATCTAACAAAATATCAATTCGATATACTTTGCCcatgttacttttttttttttttttatatattagtacttaCTAATCTATTGGTGTTCGTGATTTTGCGATAGGATATTCTTTGATGACACTCAACAAAATTATGGATtgcaagtgttttttttttttttttgtttaatttctttgtCAGGGTTATCATTTTGGCTAAACGATTGTTGCTTTTGGGTATAGACAAACACGATGATAAATCTATAAATCTTTATCATCTTCAATGCTGTTTAAGCAGATCAAATGAATTGGTCCTGAATTGTTGCTTTGGGCCTCTTCTATTGTACTGTATGGAACAAGTCTTAATGACTTTTACGCTACTTTCTGTAGCGCatagtttgtaattaggctctttcttgtatacttcatgtgtactcgggctttgcctatttacgtggattaataaaatcttttttatctataaaaaaaaatactatggaTTTATGGACTCTAATTAGGTTATTCtcatgtatactccctgtgtacttgggctttgcctacttctatgaataaaatttcttgattacctatgaaattttttttatggatttATGGAAGAGACTACAGTATGAAAGGTTAGGAACTGCGTGTGTATTTGTGGTATCAACTTAAGGTTGGATGTTAGGCTTCATTTAGATGAAATTAGGAGAAGAAACTCATTCTTGCTATTAAACAAGGCGTCTGATTTCTGAGATATAAGTTGTTTCATTATTGATTGCGAAGTTTGATGAATTTTTGTTACTTACAAAACCAAAAAGGTTTTAAGAGGTTTTTACAACTGGATTTTTCCAGTAACATTTGTGGTTTTTAGTGCACTTATCAAAggggaaaataaataattgtttttgttCATTTTATTCTGAGTTCTTGTCCTGTCAATTCTTTCCCTTTTGTTTCCATAATTCCAATTCATGTTTCAGTTGCAACTAAAATGTTTATCAATTTTTCATAGGTTGAAGCTAAACACAATCACAAAATGCAGTCCAAGGACGCCCCTGCCTCCATGGATGTTGAAGCAGTTCCCTTTGAACCACAACCTGAATCTGGATCTTTGCCACCAAAGCCACTTTTTGAACCTTTGAAGGCTCATGAAATGTCTGATGGTCGAGTTCAGTTTCGAAAGGTCAATGTTCCACCACATCGGTATTCACCTCTCAAGAAAGCATGGATGGAAATCTATGCCCCAATATATGAGCAGATGAAGATTGACATCCGAATGAATCTCAAGGCTCGTAGGGTTGAATTAAAGACCAGATCCAACACACCTGATGTAAGTAACCTACAGAAGTGTGCAGATTTTGTCCATGCATTCATGCTAGGTTTTGATGTAATAGATGCCATTGCACTTTTGCGATTGGATGAGCTCTATGTGGAATCTTTTGAGATCAAGGACGTTAAAACACTTCGAGGAGAGCACTTGTCTCGTGCCATAGGAAGACTGTCCGGTAAAGGTGGTAAAACAAAGTTTGCGATTGAAAATGCAACAAAGACGAGGATCGTGGTTGCTGACACCAAGATTCACATATTGGGGTCATATAGGAACATTAGAGTGGCAAGGGATTCTCTTTGCAGCCTTATTCTGGGGTCCCCGGCCGGAAAAGTATATTCAAAACTACGAGCAGTATCTGCTAGACTGGCAGAAGGTTTATGAGGGTGTCTGTTCTTCTGTATTTGTGATACCACAAAGTCTGTCCGGGGATCAGTCATGAAGTTTTGATAGTTCATTTCAAGTGCAAGTATACTGATTTTTTATAGTTCATTCAAGTGCGGAGTATGCTGACTGCTGAGTATAATTATAATCCGgtatttgtcttttttttttttaatggtggatGTTACTACGTAACAGTGTATCCCTTATGCCATGGAAGGAGTCTTTCCATTCAATGAAAGAAGAGTTGTTcagttccttttctttttcggaAAATGATATAACAACAACTATGCTACAGTTTGCATACAACcaagtataaaaaattataattttatttactttgaactGCTGCAAGTacagaaattttgaattaaagtagacaattttatattttagtgtGTAGTACTAGTTGAGTTGTAATATAGTAGGTGTTGTAtcgtttgtcttttttttttcttttctatttttaacgcatctctcttcttttttggaAGTTTTCCTATTTCAGTTGAGCAAGGCATGCTTGTACAGATGGTTGGTCTGTTTTAAACGAACATCAAACTCTAGATTACCATCCGATTGAGCATTGCACACCATATTTGAAGTTTGTCTTGCCCCGAGCTTGCTACCATAGATTGACGTGAATCTTCTGAactaatctaaaatattttttgtttaagctGCATGGTATTGACAGGCAACAATCTCTCTTAAAGATTAAAAGGAACACTTTCTTTTGGATACAAGTAGGTTGAAAGTGTTAGTTTTAAGAAGGGATGATGATTGCCATTTTGTTTCTGCATTTCTACTAGTCGGTAGATTCTTCTGAAATAAGTTAATCTCAAATTTACCCAAATGAAAACGCGCACACACTTTTATGTTCATCTCGGTCAATCCATAAAGGTGTGTGttgtaagaaaaagaaaatggaaaccaGAAGCCACGATAACCATTAACCACACCAATTATTATAGCTCAAATTAGTCTAGTATTTCGGTTGAATTGCAGCACTCATCAAGAATACCATCAGATACACAATTTCTGAATGTCATTTTGCAATCTGAAtcgcaaaaattaaaaaatgaagatTATCTTCAACCCTCAACAAGAAATGCTACTGCCTGCTTTTCGTTATAATCATGCAACTTAAGAGCTCGCATGACTGCATCTCTTTCAAACCCTAGCATAAGCAGCTTTGTCACTTTGGCTTCAAAATCAGGTCGCAGCAGCCATGTAAATCAGATGGAATTTTCAGCAAATTAATGATTAAATTACGGTCATTAATACCAAGGTAAACTATAGGTTAGTAAGACCTGATCGACAAGGTCAACTATTGGTAGGATGGCAAACCGTGCCAATGATCTCATATCGACAGTTCCAGTGAGGAACCACTCCTTGACAACCGACAAAAACCAATTCCAAATCTACGGCCAGCTAAATGCCTACAAGCTACCAGGAAGCTGAACATTTTTTGACAACAAATATACCTGGGCCATACCCCCACAAGACCCGCTTGCAAGCAGAGAATGACAGCATTTCCATTCTCATCAATGATGTTGCCTAGTAGATATCAAAGATAGAACCATCACTACATGATATCAGTTCAGCCAAAAATGGAAAGGGCCGCATCTCCAAGCATGGGCTTATGTTAACCAATACCTACTAAAGATAATAAGGAGTTTGTACTGTTTGTTTAGATGAACATGACTTTCAAAATGTCCAAGAACCTTCACTCTGATTATAAGCCACAATGGAAAGAATGGGAAGGAAAAACCACCAAGGAAATGATTTGTCCAAGGTCAGGTGTCTACCTTGACTTGTAAACACTCGTACCCTGGCATGGGGTCGTATTGACAAGACAGACTACTGTGCACTAAAAAGGCCTTTAAAGGAGGGGAGGGACTCGGGATTGTGTGAAAGGAACTGCAAAATGCAGAACTCCATGTAACTGTTTCCTCTAGCGAATATAAACCCAGCATATACGACTATGTGAGATACACACGTGGATATAAATGCATGCACATATGTGAACTGTATGCATATGCAGATATGTATAGATATTATTGTCCGTGTGTATGCACCTTAGGATTCaatttcctaaaaaaaatatgtatgcaTCACCAGACAGGAAATTCGGTGCTTATATGAATCTGATTGCACATACAAATTGCATGCCTACGTCAGTACATGTAAATGATTTATGCCAGATCTAGATGTTTTGATATTCTATATAATTTAACCATGGCCACTAacttgtataataaaaaatgatataaccATTGCCAGAGTAAAGCAAATAACAcgcaatcaaatataaaaaaagccACGTACCCGCAATGCTCAGCACAACTTTTCGAtatggaaaagtatagttgcaagcacaattgtgcactaatctgtgcaccaatatgatgtgattggtcaaaaagtagattttattgaaaacagtgttaatttaaattttaagtataaataaatcagtattggtacacagattaatgcatgactgtacttgtatgtagtaaaactctttcGATATTACTGTTATTTGGGCTCCACTGTCTACAAACGCCTGAAACATAGTGAAAAGAAGTTTTCACACATCATTTGTTTGGCTACCAGCCAACAGAAAGGTGTAACTAACAAATAATATGAAGGGGATGCATACTTCAAAATGACTCAAATATTAACCCAGTGTATATCAGATGCTTCCATAAATCTCATTGACTACATCTGAAGTAAGGAAATCCAATAATGCAATATGTTTAAGAAAGAAACTCCTAAAGTGAGCCAAGAAATCCAATAGCCCTTAGTCATCTCGCATTACAATTAATTGAATAAGTTCATCCTAAGCTATTTTCACTCTAATTACCTTCAATGGGACACCATTAACCTCCATGTCAATATACAACAAAACCTGACAAGTTGCATAAGAATcttcaaaattaataaaaagaaaatcagtACAAAATACAGGCAATTGAAGATAATGCATACCACGCTCGCAAAAGCTTCAGGGTTATGTTCCATTGCAGCTTGTCGGTCTTCATCAATTCCTTTctgtaaaatatttagaaaaacaGAGTAAATATCCATGTTAGTTGTGTGAGCATGTTAGTTGTACAAGTATTAGTTAAAAAGACTGGATATAATCCATAGGAATAAAAGATGAAAGAAGTTAAGAAGATTCAAGCAATAAATTAGTTAATGTAATCGTTAAAAACCAAGCTTTAATGCAAATACTATGAAGCAATACAGGAAACATTGCAGATAAATCACCATTGCAAAAATCAGACATCAGTAATTCAATTGCTATCATCAACATGCacgattatttttcttaaatttactGAAATTCATCCTACAAGGCACAGTTGTAAATCATGACTTCAAGAATGTTGAATCAAACCTACCATTGGTTACAGTAAGAGATGTCTGTAGACGCATAGCAATTCGATGATGAGatatttaattatcaaaaattcCCAAGGCATAAAGGCCCGTCAACTATTACTCCACACCAGCAAACATTAACATTGCAAAATTTGTAGGAATCGTTAATCTCACAGAGAAGTAAAACTAACACTTGAACAGACCACAAGGAGCAGAGTCAATTGCAAATATCACAATAGAAAacattattagaaaaataaataataatgacatAAAACATTTCGATGGCATGAAaatgatgcaaaacaaaaaaattcaaagaaaaaagcaCCCTTTTCCCCCACTCTATTCAATGCTAAACATGACCAGAACCTATGGCCTTACCCAGCACCAACCAAACAGTTGAACCCATGAGCCAAGGCCTCAAGGAGAGAAGCCTTTAATTGGATTTTCACTAGCACAACTACCATTTATGATGAAGAAATAACACTTACCTGGCGAATGGcagcttcaatttttttttgtgcttCAACATTATAAGGATTTGCATGAAGAAATACCTGTATCGCAGGATAAAATGGAGGTATATATCGGCTTCTCCATCTAATAATcactgaaattttgaaacttctAGGATTTCTAAGTTTCCCATCTCATAATTGGTAACAGGTTAAATTAATCATGTAAGAACTTCAACATTACATTTTAAATGCATCTTAGCAAGTACGTAGAtatgtatattagtatatatatgtatatccaCAAAGACTACGAAATTAAAAATGGAGCAGTGATTAAATATCATGATACTCTAACTAATGTGACAAAAGCAATAAAGGTCAACAAAGAAAAGCATTAGAGGCCCCCTGATGAGCAACTTACGAGCTCCTCTTTTTGTTGACGTCGTAATTCAGATCCTTGGCAATTACGGTCACGTAAAAGGTCTTGCAGTCTATTGAGATCATTACCTAGAATAACTAGTGCTAATTCAGGATCAGTCTGCAAGTTAGACTCAAAGAAACTCATTAGTTAAGAAAATAACtcatttaatttaatgaaaagaAGTTTTAATGACAGAAATCTCTTCATATCATActatatattttctaatatatatatatagtactactctctattttcatatttaagttTCTAAGCACTAACCGCCAGCGTTTCCAAAAAGAGAATCATGCTCAAAGCAGCTTCCAAAACCATGTCCCTACTAGGTTTCCAAATCATGCAATATAactattttctttctctctgttttttatttttaattttttttaattaattttaagtggCAGGTTTTGAAAAGAAGTGTTTTTCGTAAGGAAAGAAAGACCAAGCCAGGACTTAAGCTTCCACGCGTGATCTGATTGCGGATTCTTCTTTCCAGTAAGAAACTATATACATGCTGCAATCCCAATttgaaaagcaaagaataaatctTCAGAAAAAAACCAGAATTTACCCGAAGCAACTGTGCCATAATGTTATAGTCACTTCGAACATGCTGCTGGACTGgaataatttcaaatcatatTGAGTTAGATGGAATAAAGTTTCAGATTCTCAGTCAATAGATAACATTCATTTGGATAAAGGGACctggtaaaaattaaaaaattaaccaTAAGATACTAGAAAAGTATCTTGCACAAGATACCATAAAACATAGCCAACATGTTATCTATGTGTCAATACAGATTTTGTTATGTCCAGTTTAGATCATTGACAGAGAATAAATGGAGTTTCTTCACAAATAATTCAATCTAACATCTTATATACTCTGTATTTCTTTTATGAAGTGAGGTACCTCTCAGAATTAATTATTTTGGCtcttcaatatatatttaatttgagGGCTtcatatttatagaaaatatatattgggTTTGAATGAAGAAGTAGCGTCTTCCATCTTTAAAATACTTGGCAGATTTTTAGTAACTGATCCATATTAAAGCATGATGATCAAAGCACGAGTGCATTGCCATCAGGATGAGCTCCACAATGGTTCTGATGAGAGGTCACAGCTTCCAAATGAACACCATGCTACCTTTGATACAGCTCAGAATATTTTACCAAAGGATCCCTCTGCATGTGTCTTGGTCACTTGTAAATAGTCTTTGTTTATAGTGTCCCTTTTACTCTTTTTAGCAAGCTTGTTATTCTATAGTGGGCGGTATAGACGTGGTCTAGGTATAAGGCTGCACATTCCTGTTTGTGATAAGTTGGTTATTCTTGTAGTGGACAGTACAGGCGTGGGCTAGGTAGGAGGCTGTACATTATTTTTCATTGCTTCTGGCAGAGTCATAGcactatatatatgtaggaAAGCAACACTTGTCAATTCAATTTAATAAGAACAAAAGTTTGTCTCAAATCTCTTGCCTTTCTTCTGAAAACTTACATGGCATCAGAGCAAGCCAGGTTctaaataatagaaatttttCATGGCTGCTGAGATCCCTCAAAACAACTCTCCTCCATCTGTATTTCTTAACTTCACCAATGTAGTCAACTCCTATCGACTTGACCATGGTGACAACCCATCCATTCCTTTAGTCCCTGATCTTCTCACTATAGACAACTACACAACATGGTCAAGAACTATGTGTAGAGCCCTGAGAGCCAAGAACAAACTTGGCTTCATCAATGGGTCACTACTCAAGCCTAAAGATCCTACTGACCCTCTCCTTGATGCTTGGGAAAGATGCAATGACCTTGCTGTATCTTGGATACAAAACTCTATTACCCAAAACTTAAAGTCAAGTATTGCTCTAGTAGATGATGCCAAACAGATTTGGCAAGAGTTGAAGCACAAATTCACACATCAAAATGGGCCACGAATTTTTCAACTAAAGAAAGCCTTAGCTACTATACAACAAGACCAAGATTTTGTAATTGCTTATTTTTTGGCAAATTAAAATCTCTGTGGGATGAACTGATAATTTATGAACCCTTGCCTGATTGCACTTGTGGGAAGCTCAACATCCTTGTAGATACAGGATTGTGTTATCCAATTTTTGATGGGCCTCAATGACTCTTACAATAACACCTGAGACCAAATAATGATCATGGACCCCTTATCGGCTATAAACAAAGTTTTCTCCATCATCCAACAACAAGAGAGGCAGCATACTGTGCTCTCTAATTTGCCTTTTTCTAATTCAATGGCTTTTGCCATTAAGAAACGATACTCATCCTTTAAGCCTGCCACAAGGTCATCTTTCTCACAAAAACATGAGAGACCCTATTGCTCTCATTGTCACATTCAAGGCCACCTTTTAGAAAATTACTTCAAAGCAAGCAATGCACAGGCCCCTGTTTGTGGTCACTGCAACATGACAGGGCACATGATTGATAAGTGCTACAAATTACATGGATACCCACCTGGACACAAGCTCCATAACAAGGGAAAACAGGTGGGTTTTTCTGCTAACATGTCATCACTAGAGCAGGAAGAAGACACTGAGGAGAAGATGTCCTTTACCAAAGACCAATATCAACAGCTCATGTCACTACTGCAGTCGAAGGAGGCTCCCATTGCTAACCATTTAGCCAACCAAGTCCAAATAGGTTTCAGTTTTTCATCCACCATGTCTGGTATACACTTTTGCCTCACTTCTTCCTCTCAAAAATCACCTACTGTCTCACCTTGGATAATTGACATTGGTGCTACAAATCACATGATCTGTAACACCTCATTGTTCACTTCCATTACATCACAAGTCTCCTACATGGTTAAACTTCCAAATGGGCACACAGCTCCTGTTACCCACATTGGCACAGtaaaaatcactaataaattgaccTTGAATCATGTTTTGTGTGTCCcttctttcaattttaatttgatttctgCCAAACAGTTAGCTAACTCTATTtcatgttgttttcttttcttttcacactCATGTTATATTCAGGACCTTTTGTCATAGACCACGATTGGCATGGGTGAGCTGAGAAATGGCTTATACCATCTTTTGGTGACTGAAGTGCCTTCTACAGCTTTGCTTG
This Carya illinoinensis cultivar Pawnee chromosome 11, C.illinoinensisPawnee_v1, whole genome shotgun sequence DNA region includes the following protein-coding sequences:
- the LOC122282904 gene encoding RNA-binding protein pno1 translates to MQSKDAPASMDVEAVPFEPQPESGSLPPKPLFEPLKAHEMSDGRVQFRKVNVPPHRYSPLKKAWMEIYAPIYEQMKIDIRMNLKARRVELKTRSNTPDVSNLQKCADFVHAFMLGFDVIDAIALLRLDELYVESFEIKDVKTLRGEHLSRAIGRLSGKGGKTKFAIENATKTRIVVADTKIHILGSYRNIRVARDSLCSLILGSPAGKVYSKLRAVSARLAEGL